The Nomia melanderi isolate GNS246 chromosome 6, iyNomMela1, whole genome shotgun sequence genomic sequence GACGTGGAGATGAACTTCACGTCGATCCCCATGGACCATCATCTGCAGACTGTGAAAAAATCGAACTACACGGTGATGAATCTGTACTGCAGGCCGAAACGCGATGACACGCTCGCCCTCAGCTGCCGCATGGCTAACTGCCGCGGCCAGAGCATAGACCTGACCAACGACAATCAACTGGAGATGTCCGAGGAAACTTACAAACGTTTCTGCGACGCGGAACCGTTCGAAATCAAGTACAACGAGCACGGGATCGACCATTTGATCGTAAACGAGCGCATGCGTGTCTACACCTTGAACGACATCAAACTGATCGCCGAACGTTTGAACATCGGCGTGGATTTGAACGGAATTCCCGACGGTACTTTCGACGTCCCGCAGAACACAACGATCGGACGGTGCAATGTACACGTCGGCCTCCATCACTATCCTACGAAAAGGGTCCTGAATAATGTAGAGAAATACCGGTACGAGCTGAAAGCATTGCCGCCATTGAACAAAGTGCCCGGTGAGGTTCTGCTCATCCAAAAGACGACAAACTTGAACAACTGCAGCCGCTACGCCGCGTTCTACTTCGGCTCCTACGGGAACAGTCTCGTCGAGCCGGATCTTCACTCGCATTTAGTAAGTAATGGATCTAGATTCTGTGATCAACGTGAATCGTCACTGTTTTGAATGCAAAGTATGTGGAAGCAAGGTATGGATGCCTTGTGACCGGAGAAGGGAAATGGTAGGTTAGACCGAGGAAAATCGGATCGTCTTCTATTCGACAgcaaaggaataaaaatactaaaagattactgataaaaagtgaaaaagaatgtttgaatgttcCCTTCGCaaataagaaagaagaaatgaggGACATTATTTGCGGTGTAACACGTGTGAACTGGATTCTTGTTTCGATCTGATTCAGCCTGCCATCCAATTCGTCTCGGTCTACTCTATCTTAACACCTTACGCCGATTCGTGGTTTAAAGATAAaaagttttgtaatattaactATCGAACGAACATTTTTATTGCGAACGTAGGAGTTAATCCGTGGCTCGAAATTCTACAGAAAATTGTACCTTCCGATGATCTTAATTCTAGGAAAGCTCGACCAGCCGCATTTTTATATCGGACTTCCAGTTCGCTTCGACGCTGTCGAGGACTGGCACCCTTGGCTCGGACAGAATGAACAATCTCGTCGCGATTTCGGAATACGTGAGCGTGACCTTACGAGAAATTCGTGCGGCTAAACGAGAGCTGCCCGATATTACGGAGGCGTCGAGGACAGACATCGAAGTGAATGCGAACGTAAATAGAATCAATgcgatgaaataaattttgatacATCTTCATCGGTCGGTTACGAAGAGCATGGTCCACGCACGTGAGATCGTAGATTCGTGTTATGTATGTAAGTAGTTGGAAGTATCAACTATGTAAAGTATCCCTCTgacagtataataaaaattaaaaagtcatCTACGATTCGGGCTATGATCTTCATGTTTTCTTCACTATCAAATAATTAGGTAAACATCGAAATAGCTGTACTTTGCTCGAGCTAAGAGATTTAATAATATCGAACAAATATGTGATTCCATTTAAAAGGATAATTTTTCTAATCAAATAAACTATTACTTATTCTAGAGAAATCATAGTTCAATAACACAGCAAACATCGAACGTTATAATCATTACGTTGTTAATGCTAATGATAAAGATCATGTTGAAAGTAAGGGTTGCTATAATCATTTACCGTTATTTCAGTAATGTCTAAAAGAATCCCTGATTCTAGGAAGAAGCTGGTCATCTAATCAAGTAGTGTCAAATGTtagataaatttctttttatttaaattacggTTACAATAAATTGTACCTACGGCGATCCGCGCGCGTTCAGGCGCGCATCCTCCGAGTGTCGCGTGAACGCGCGCGTTTCACAGTTTTACAGCGATCATCGTTTAAGATTCAGATTGATTGACGAATTCGATTGGAAAATGAAGAGAACCGTGTATTTTCGGCGCGGGATTGACCGCCGAAGCGATTCTGCCTTACGAAATGAAGCGGCTCCTATTCACGTGACTAAACCTTACATCTAAGTGTGCAGATTGCAACCGGCCCTCGGTAAAATGTAAAACGTGTTACACTGCTTGACGCTCGGCGACGATAAGCTTTGAATCGGTATACTCAGCGAATGCCATTTTCGACGTTTAACTCTTTCAACGGCGTGGCGTCAGTTTCCGAGATCCGcgtaatatttaaacaatactaGTGTATAATTCTAGAAAATGTCTCGTAGAGATGCTGAACGTGACGtgataaaaagtttaatattaataaggaATTTTGATTTTACGTAGACCTGACGACCTACTACGGGAACTAagcttttatttcattctaatttttatCAATTGTTCCCTGAAAATCTGTATTTCCATGAACATCTGCGATACGCGAGACGCGAGTTAAAGGGAAATACGTATTTAACCGTGCATGTATTGGGATATTGGATatcatattgaatattaattgacAGTTAAGTTAGGAAAGTTCGTTTCTTCTTTCACGCTGTTACAAAGAATGCTATTGTAATTccaatgttttgtttattttctacattacaaaaaattctctaatattcaataaaattatttgaaccaTCGATTATCGAGTACTTAAACATACCGAGTGCTTAATTTACACGTGGTATCATATTAAAGCATCGTGAAAAGCGTGGATAGGATTGGCGAGGAAGTTTTACGACCGCAGTTTTATGGAAGTTCACGCGAGAATTCGTTAAACTATGTATTGCCCTTTTTGATTGACAACTGTGTGTCATCTTTTTAAGTTATCCCCTAACCATGTTCTCGAAGAAAGTTCCACGCTGACAAAGGGCTAGAAAACTTTCCGGCCAACCCgatactaatttatttaattgaaatccGAGGAATGCGCGTTAAGTATTAAATGAACGTACAAGTATCATATGTGAAGCGTGTTCGGAGAAACGTTATTATCTCTTACTTCCATAGCTCGATCGGAATATCTTGCACAGCACTATTGACCAAACACAAATTCAAACCCGGCAAGGAATTAAAAGAGTTAAACGTTCGAATCCGATCCCCTCGATTCAGGACACCCGGTATACAACCTCGTGGTCCTGATATTAATAAGTATGAAATGCAACTCGGTACAAACCGCAATTATCGGCCCGTGGAATGGATAATGGTTCGGCTGTTCaaactaaatgaaaaaaatggaaagaatcGTTAGAAAAATGTCTTTCCATTTCATCATTCTACTCGAACGCTTGAAATATGTTTCGATGGATTGCACTTCCGTACGTGTCTTAACTACGTCCGACGATACGACTTAATTCTCTCACAGCTTATCCATTGATTAACGATTTAGTCTTAATTTTAGTTGAGACGTACATCGAATATTAGTCACCATAAATGTGCACTAAAACTCGCTCTCGAAAATGCAGCCTAATAATACCAGAGCTGTCTGGATACGCGAATACTTGGGTTACAATGAGTACCCGAGCGAATAGCTTGATAATCCAATTGTTCCATACTCTcgaaatgtattttcttttgtaattatttttaatcgtttacttgtatttctttcgttcattgaaGCATTCGTATTTAACTAAAAGCTAGATAATACAGTCGATTCGTGCATCGAAATCCGAATACTTCTATCTTTTTCAATCGAGCGAAATGCTCGAGTACTTCTTTGATGCCGAGTACTCGAGGACTTACGTCGTTCGGAAATCGAGGCAAGTATTCAAGTACACGAAAAATCGCACAGCTCAAGGATTCTTCTTCGAGTAATCGTTCAAATTCTTCTAATCAAATCGATATTTGAAGATCCCAAGCGAACCGGGCGCAAATGTTTAATTCTCGGATTGTTTTAGCACATTGTGAGTTATAACTGAAGCTAAACGAATTCTCTATCTACTCAATCTACTCAAACAACCCAGCGCCCGGTCGGCGTCGAACGAATTCCTCTCGATTCTTAAAGTCTCGTTTcgaattcgaaatttcaagcTCGTCGATTCGAGCTCCAACAAGTTTCCCTGTATCAAACATCGAGTTTCTCGATTCAAATTCCAAGTTCGTCGAGTTTTTCGACAACTCGTCGCGATTTCGACCAGTTCACGGTTACTTCGTTTCTCTTCTCGTCGAAATGTATGGTCATTCCGACATTTTCTACTGGCGCGTTTACACCGATCGTTCACTCGCTTAGATAAAATCGAAATCTAAACGAGCATTCATTTATTCGATTTTAAAGACACTTTATTCGCCGAATATTCCCGAATGCTTGCTCGATTTTAGGAACAAATGTTGAAGTAAGTCCCGCCACAGACGAACGATCTCCTCGTGACATTGCGACTTTCCATCGCTCATCGTTTCACTGTGATCTCATGCCGACAATGCGTTTCAATTATTCAGCTGATGATACCATAAAAAAGAACGCGTTTAACAGTATATTCAGTCGGTCACGCGATTATTTATCACGTTTTGCGTCGTTAAACGCCTCGCTCACTCGAAGTAACTCGCACTTCCGGTTACGCCCGCGATTCAAAGGAACCAGCGTTCTTCCGCTCGCGGAAAGTCAACGAATGAATTCGCGACGTGTCCATTCGCGTTCCGACGTATACTTTAGATACGTAAGTACATCGTTCCGTTCCAATCGTTGAATCTTCAGTCGGTTAACATCGCAATCGTGATTGCGCTTGATAATTATAATGGCACGATTACAATGATCGTTATTGTGCGTTAGGTTTCGTAATTGCTTGCCCCATCGAGGTTCAATGTGAAATAAATCGACGTTACTGTGTGCCGGTTCGGCAAGCCACAGATTCAGTGTATCGAATCGATTGGAGGGTAACGTCGATCGGTAGTGTAACATGTAggtaaaaattgttttacttttcgacgaataaatgaaaaatgtgatgCAGTCTATTTGTTTCTTGTTACAGACTTTTAACGGCGGTTTCCGTTCCACCGCcatcataaaaatttataaaaatttataaaacatggTCGACGTGTTTCGTTACGGAGTTCATGATTAAATTCGTTAGATATAATTGcacttatatatttcatttgaatacagcAAATGTGACGTCACGTTGTTaaagttgaaatgaaatattttacacatcGCGTTTGACTTCACTAACACGATCAGTTTTTTTGACATGATGACGATTTCGTGGTATAAAATTGCTATCGTCGGCGCTCATCGAAAACGACGCTATCCCCCAACCAACAgtataaaaaaatcgaaatcattTGCGACCACTGTGTCACTTAAAGAACGATTAAAAATTCCATATTCAAATCGATATAAAATACAACAGTTAAAACTGTTCGTCTGCAACACGTTGCTCGAAATTTCGATAAAAAGAGTAGAAAAACACGATGACTTTAAAGACGAACATTCACGTGATAACCAGGCAAAAGCCTCATGAGCAATTAATTAAACGCGTTTACAAATATTAACGTCGTATTTGCTTAACCCAAtggattaattgattaattaaagaTATTGCCACTGTAAAAATTATGACAATCCATAGTaccatatacatgtatatatctcaagtttttatatatatccgatttaaaaatgtaaatattgtgtgtgtgtgtgtgtgtgtgcgtgtgcgtgtgtgtgtgttatgTATAAGGGGACACGTGGTGGACACGTATGTGATAAGGCGTTTAGAAATATGAAAACCAGGTGTTTTTTAAAAGCAGAGGAAGAAAAGAGGAGccagaaataataaatgtagcCAAAAGTGAAGAGATAATCAAGTGGTAAATAGTTTTTGAAAAATGAGTGACAGGTGAAGTTGACAAGTGACAAATGAGATCTATAGATCGCGATCAATAAATCCGTAAAGATAATGATAAGCAGAACAAAGTGGTGCCATCTAAcagaaaaggaaataataaacataactCATTATCGATACAACGAATAATCGAGAAAATGTGGGTGTTTTAACAGAATTAAGGAAAAAGGGTAAACCATACGCGGCGGAAGAGATAGAACAGAAAATTTTAGTTCTGAAACGGAATTGTTACAGACAAAACAAGAGAATAGAAAGAAAGATTGGAccggaaaaagaatttttagaaaaactTCGGAAAACAAGGATAATAAGTAAATCGCAACCggcaaagagaaaagaagaatcaGAAGAAATCAacatttctgtttgaaatttttgtcatCGGTTAATAACGAGTAGAAATTTATTCCTAGTATTTTGCAATTAGTTTCAAAATTTGGACGAAAGAATGTGTCGAATTAGCAACACGAAGAAGAGTATTACACGTCGTTATGTGATGTTGTTCAGGATTTACGTGATGCGAATATAAATCAAATGTTATGTGACGCCATCGTCGACAGGCATGCAATATCGAATTACTAATTGAATATCTGTAACTGGAGCCATTAATGAGTTGGTTCTtacttttgaacatttttttaatattatttttattctagaTCATCAGATGTTCTATGTTTGGATACGCCAATATTAAAGTTGCAGCTTGCAACCAGTTGCCAGCTTGAAGCCAAGCACAACGTTGCAAAGCAAACCTGAATAaggaacaattaaattattcatttgaaattaaatatagcCTACGTTACTGAGATTCAACCGTATCGCAATCGTGCATACCACCGTGCAGCTATCGCTCGTGCAACCTCATTCCTGAATGTTGTGGTTGCTGCAGTGTCTCCCACTCTCGCAAACTTTGCATGCGTGATTTTGGTCGTGCTTTATCATCATATGTTTGGTATCCGAATTTCTGGAATCTGACAAACtttttgaaactataaaaatataacaacggTTTGGCGAATAAAACTATCGTACGTAAATGAAATCAAGACATTATTGGCTTAACAACAATCTTCAATTCTAATTGATTCTTGGACTGCTTTTAATCCCGCAATTTTTGGCTTTTGTTGACACTATTATCCACAGCTTTTATGAGTTACATTTGGGATGGGATATGATATCATAATTGTTTTTAGTAAAGATAGAGGATGCAGTAAAaacgattattttttaataatttatatcttcTTCTGATATTACTGTAATCCCCCTTTCAAAGGCCGaaagttaaaagaaataaaggatTTACTACTATAGATacctgtgtatatatatgtgggaatggatgtatttgagcctgtgcaatagatgaatgacgcgactgtgtgtgcaagcgcgttttgaatgaatgttcaaagcgttggaatattctagattatagtgattttctctatatgttaataatgttcatttttttatgaatctagaatattccaaatatatgtgaagttaatgcatgtgTGCGTTACGCCGTTCGCGGTTAGGGAAAATTTAGGGAACTTTACGTGGGTAAGGTGCCCGTAGAGTACTAAGATACTCTGCTCGTGGCTCGTGAAATAAACCTTATACTTTTGGTTGTGGAAATTTTGACTTCTGTCTTATTTCTGAGTTTAGTTAAACGTTCGAGGTTTGAAAATGTTCTGATGTTTGCGTTGTAAATCTCGTTCGTTGCCGGCTCGCATTCCCTCTTCCTTGGTCCTGTTTTCTCCTTCCGAGTCTCCTTGGCTCAATGGCAGAGGAGATCTGGTTAATGCGCGGGAACGATTCCATGCGCATATGCTGGAGAAAACGCGGGACCCAGAGAAACACACAATGTTCTCATAAAAGCGAACGCGTCGACAGATCACAATGTATCGAATTCGCCGAAGTGAGGACCGAATGTAACacgtattaaccttttgaaaaGAATTTATGACCCCTTACAATGTATCGAATTTGCCGAAGTGAGAACCAAAGATGATTCTagctgaaaataataattctctgGTTTCCAACTTCCTCTCAGCTCGGCCGTCCGCGTTGAGTGTTTTACGATACTGTGTCTATAATGTTCTCGCTAAACCGTTCGTACTTCCCTCTCAATTTATGAGCTTCGACCATGGAACGCAACTATAGCTTTCTTCGCCCGGCGTTACCGTCGTACCGTACCTATCCAATACACGCGATAGCGTTACACCTTCCCCCTCACACAAAAAAGTGTTTACATGAAACAGCTTTTTCGCTCGCATTGGTGCGCCTAGATAGGCAAAGGTGAGTCTCATTCTAATAATTTCTAACGTTCGTGCGTCATACGCCATAATATTTTGTTCGGCATCCCATAGTACATCTTATGATTAATTCACATACGATGTTATCGGTACATAAAACGATTCTTACAAACACTGTTTACTCTATAAATATAGTACAGGCAGAAGTATGCAACATCGGCGATGCCGCTAGCGCACATTTGTTAATCTAATCTTCCTATTCAGTAAGATCATCCGATCTTATGTGTGCCAGTTTAAgtttattactgtattattttgaatttaccTTTTCCCAAAGCTAATTCCGCTGTTAAATCATTAAACATCTGGTTTACTCTGTAGGAACCTAGCCAATCGCAATCAAATTTTGAGGTCTTGGGTTCCTTCAGTAGGTatacaatgtcatttaaattaaattcacgtGAGTTGAATGTTCGGCCGTAGTAATTTTTACTCTTTTGTTTCGCTCTGTTTAGATTCTATGCTGCAATAGTCTGGATGGTGGTGATTTTAACGAAGAGTTCGTCGAGATGTTATGCGAATGTTTAGGGTGCCTGTTCCTTGGCAAATTCCGATGGTATAGCCGCTTTGACTCCGAAAACTAACCCGTGTGGTGTGAAACCTGTGGCCCCATGTACTGAGGTATTGTACGAGAAAATGCAGAATCTTACCCAATTGTGCCAATCTGTTTTAGTGCAATAATGCTTCAgataattgataaaattacGATGACGTTTAGCTTCCATTAGCTCATCGTGCTGTCAAGAATGACGCTACGTCGACGAGGTAGAAGACCAGCATCCCAACAAGAGCACGAGCGAAGGGACTTAAGTTAGAGTGTATGTGCGTGGGATGACCATGCAGACACTTATGGTGGGCTGCATGGTTTGCCCATGCTGCACAATTGATACGGAGGCATTGGGCCACTCGAACATTTGTTGCTCTATGGAGATCATACACTACACATGTAAGGCCCATCATAGCGTCAATCATGGATGTAATAACATGTTTCATGCTATACAAGTTCGCAGAGTGTATCACACTTGAAGAAATATAACATCTTACAACAGCTCAAAAACACAACATAAGAGTCCATACGATATGAGCCGTATAGACAATACcccaaaatttaatataaaacagcATCCATGTAGCAGACCTAGCTGAGACCCAAGAGCCCAAATTTTTACAATCAATAACTATGCACACCCACATAAATCCTCAAAACCTGCTTCTTAAATTCAGACATGAGATCAGAGAATACTCTGTTCCTTATATCATTTTACTAAaactcaaaaaataaaaaactctaaagaaaaattaatagagaagaaaaaataagttttttatatgtatatatatgtataatatatatatataatcgacAGTTTGAAAGCCACGTATATCCGGTATACGTGAATAATAGTTAGTTCCTTTCAAGTTAATTACGCCTCCGATCGATTTTCATCGAATGCCGGTTGAGTTTCGTGACTCACGTTGGTTACTTATTATCCATGATACCTGTTTGACTCACTAATGAGCGTACTTTAGTACTCAGTGCTTAATGGCACGAATAATATTACATTCGCGGAAGTTCGTTAAATATGGTGGACTTCCTTCGCTTCTTTCGCCGGTTCCAAGCGGAATAACTGTTTTTAATGATTTCAtgcattgaaaaatgtatagGCTCCGCCCTATACAAATAATTCATCCGATATGCTGTCTAGGTGAAACGTTTTGATTTTCATTAATGTGATTAAGTCaatttaagaataaatattctCATATTTCTCTTACGATTCTATGCTAccaattcataattattgacTTCGATATTTACTGAAATCCTTTTCTGCACTTTTCTCTGTTATTCTCCTTCAATGCCATTCACTTTTTCGCGAAATGTGACTTACATCACTTCGACGAACACTTACAGATATGATGCGAGATACCCTGCAATCGGCGTGCATTCATGTAACAACTGAGCACTGCGGCGTCGCAGACTATTCTATTTATTCATCGATTTGCTTCCAATATCTGGATAACGTAAATATCGGTTCGATCATCATtgactattattattctttcttaAACCGGTTACGGTTTTTGGATCCCCTTAGGCCCAATAATAATCGGTTCCAGCTTTTCGAACTTGTCCAATCGCTCTCCAattttttctgatttatttccttttctgtacttttgaaaaataacaacgtacataattattcatatcATTGACCTTGACAAAATACATCAAGGTCACTGAAATTGACAAGGTGGATCATGTTTCACGTAACAACTAAATTGTTATGAATATTCCTACTTTTTCCTGTTCCTCGATGTTACATCGAACGCATACATGAACGGGAAACCATAGCAAGACCAAATATCTGCTATCGACAGGAAGGTtgttagaaaattgtttttatacaaGTCTATAGTCACGCGAGGGAGAGCGAGACAAGGATATGATTCCGAAAACTTTGGAGAATCACTGATCACGCAAAAGGTGCAAAAGAAACGCAACTGGTCAACCACACGCGTCGACCACATCCTCTCATCGAGATCATCGCGAcggaaacgttaataaacgtaaaAGTGCGACACTCATCGATCCTTCCTTCCGGTTTTTAAAAACCATCATACAAACGACTCATGCACGAAGGTCGCTAGCAAATCCTACGCAGGATGTTTATGTGCGTATCATGTGTTCCCTAGCTTTCTGGCCTATGGAAGaacttaaagaaaaagaaacgagaaacgatTAAATCATGAGCTTCATTGAAGGACGCCCGACAAAATGACGGATGTCCCGCCGGATAGCCGTGATCCGTTCCATGACTGGACGTCTCCTTCTGTGTTTTCTcgcttttttaattttctttttgttctctCCCCCTCCTCCTTTTGCTGTCTCTTTCGTTCTCTCCACCTGATTTCATTTCGGAAAAACAAGCTATCCTAACCTAAGGTATATACAATCATTACGTTCGCAGAAGAGCTACGGTCCGGAACCGCGGCTCAGTCGACAGTTCTGTTGCGCCGAAATGGCGGCACGCGGCCAACAAAATGGCGCGACATTATTGGCCGTTGTTGATGTTGTTCTGTTGTTTCACGGAATCCATATTCGGGATGTAGTCCATAGCCATTAGGCAGGCGAACACCGTCATCACCATCTTCGGTTTCACCTCGGTGATGTCCTCCGGTAGCGCGTAAACCCGCGCGCCGCATTTCCGGGCCAAGGATATCGCGTACTTCGCGTTGTCCAGGTTCTCCTGCAATCCAAGCCGGCAGACGGCCATTAGTCACGCCGATTCGACGGCTCGGTTACGTGGAAACGAAAGTGACGACACTAACGATCGCCAACTTCTTCGAGGGAACATCCGAGGCCAACTAAGCCGCCTACGGAGATTCGCTTCGCAGTGCGATTGTTTCTTTGTGTCGGACTTTTCAcggaacaaaatacacaaaatgaaaaatatataacattaaattgttcaattgaattgcgttattgttattgcatgtttatcttgttgaatgtcaccTAGGTGGCACTACATATTTACATGtattatcgaaatattttcaaacaatcatcgtttaattgaacgaattataataattcaatttggttaggGTCATCGGTGACTTCTATgatattcaatgtgttaatcacAAATAAGTTGTAACTCGACAGATTTAAACATTGGAATAATAAATTCTCTTTAAGTGTTTGATTTCTGTGTTAAATAGTACGAAAATTAACTCCTTAATAGAATTTTCTAAAACATTCTCAAACTTATTGTGAACAAGAGATTCTTAAACATgaagaagaaaatttattgttgACTGAATTTCATTAAAGGATTAATGCATTGATCTGAAAGATAACTTTCTCCGACgcaagaaaatgattttcaaggTATTCCTTATTACATCCATACAGATGATAAAAACTttctcaattatattaaataactcAACATGGAGTAAGTAATTTTATGCAACACAACAGTATTCTCGTTTCAATCGAACGGAAGCcattaaaatttgaagaaagtGAAGTTACCGCGTGGAGTTTACGACGGGATTGATTAAAAGTACGCAACACAGTACTTCTATaaccattaaaaataatgattcaatGGTTTCACTCTGAAAACAACTAGTCAGCGAACGTTCGTAGTCGACGAAGACTACAAATATTACGATTTATCGTGTGTAAATCGGATCAAGTTCAGTGACGTTGAAAAAACTATGACGTACTTGCAGTAATAGCGTTCGTCATTCGTTTTAGCAATGACAACCGTCGCTGAAGTAACTTCTTCACGATCACGTTATATCTCTTTCACAAAGAATATTGCTTAACAGGCTGCTATTAGCGTGTCCCAGAAAATGCTTTACAGCTTTAGCCACTATTTCCTGATAAAATTGCCCGTGGTATAATGATAGAGAATCACGAAAAGGCAACACATTCTACTTTATCGATTGATATTAATTTGTACATTCTTATTTACTTGCAAatctctatttttttttaaatccaaGAGCTCTTTATCTTTTCTCTTGACTTTCGAATAAAAAAGTAGAAACCTGTCTTACCGATAGTTGGCACACTCCacactattttatatatttcccgTATATAAATTCAAACCTTGACcgtaaaaatgacaaaaatagtaacaaagtatttcgaaacaaattaaataaaacacgttAACGGAAAGACTCTCAACGAAGTCATAGAACTTGTTCCTCGTACTCTATGCAAATTAACTGATTatactgtggaacaaattttcacctatgttagtttttgcaataaccactatgtgattcttatagagtcccttgccctaaatacgaatccgaaaaccaaaatcaaactttctcataactattatgaaaatttataaaacaattaaacattatatatatacatataaaaagtgACCGGGGttcaggtctatacagcgcgtagtaacggccctgcatagctgtggccggcgagcgatggctgtgtggcgccaaagttccGTGCTCGTGCACTTtacggacattttcttaacctgtccgaaagaaaaaccgttctcacacttcccgtggaggggttcctcttcagaaatgtctgcagaatccaatggtgcacagcaaattcgtgctggccaatccatttttcgtagaaatgaaacagaagtgcatacaaagtacgcgcatctatgcttttttaaactttgatcatcgtttacaaacatttaatgatacgcaaaattcaaaatttttatagctacatgatcgggcaagtctcctttattttttgcgacaaattttaactgcctatcgtttttagttttcacgtaatacttagttttctaaaaaattcgaccgtttttacgaccagttttttcgaaaactgaacctgatccagcaatttggttttcggattcgtatttacggcaaggaactctataagaatcacatagtggttatcgcaaaaactaacataggtcaaaatttgttccacagtgttatcgaATCTACGAAACTGTTATCCGTCTCACCTCTTCAGTGCCTCCTTCCTTGACGAGATCGTAATTGACGGTCCCAGGTTTGATG encodes the following:
- the LOC143174619 gene encoding uncharacterized protein LOC143174619 isoform X2, which codes for MERNYSFLRPALPSYRTYPIHAIALHLPPHTKKCLHETAFSLALVRLDRQRNLANRNQILRSWVPSVDSMLQ
- the LOC116428351 gene encoding uncharacterized protein LOC116428351 isoform X2 is translated as MNFVFIPFFLVAHVAVDETVWKLGPEFVFDVEMNFTSIPMDHHLQTVKKSNYTVMNLYCRPKRDDTLALSCRMANCRGQSIDLTNDNQLEMSEETYKRFCDAEPFEIKYNEHGIDHLIVNERMRVYTLNDIKLIAERLNIGVDLNGIPDGTFDVPQNTTIGRCNVHVGLHHYPTKRVLNNVEKYRYELKALPPLNKVPGEVLLIQKTTNLNNCSRYAAFYFGSYGNSLVEPDLHSHLESSTSRIFISDFQFASTLSRTGTLGSDRMNNLVAISEYVSVTLREIRAAKRELPDITEASRTDIEVNANVNRINAMK
- the LOC116428351 gene encoding uncharacterized protein LOC116428351 isoform X1 — its product is MLVSFIPFFLVAHVAVDETVWKLGPEFVFDVEMNFTSIPMDHHLQTVKKSNYTVMNLYCRPKRDDTLALSCRMANCRGQSIDLTNDNQLEMSEETYKRFCDAEPFEIKYNEHGIDHLIVNERMRVYTLNDIKLIAERLNIGVDLNGIPDGTFDVPQNTTIGRCNVHVGLHHYPTKRVLNNVEKYRYELKALPPLNKVPGEVLLIQKTTNLNNCSRYAAFYFGSYGNSLVEPDLHSHLESSTSRIFISDFQFASTLSRTGTLGSDRMNNLVAISEYVSVTLREIRAAKRELPDITEASRTDIEVNANVNRINAMK
- the LOC143174619 gene encoding uncharacterized protein LOC143174619 isoform X1, whose translation is MERNYSFLRPALPSYRTYPIHAIALHLPPHTKKCLHETAFSLALVRLDRQRNLANRNQILRSWVPSILCCNSLDGGDFNEEFVEMLCECLGCLFLGKFRWYSRFDSEN